In Streptosporangium album, the sequence GTGAGCACCCCGGCCGACAGGTCGAACTCGCCACCGATCATCAGCAACGCGATCGCCACCGCCATGATGCCGAGGGTGGAGGCCGGGTCCAGCCAGTTGGCCACGCCCTCGATCGAGCGGAACGTGGCCGACTGGCTCGCGAAGAACACGAAGACCGCGACCGCGCCCACCGCCGCGCCCAGTTCCGGCCGGATCAGCAGCCGCCGGGCCAGGCCGGTGCGGACGAGCCGCTCGTCCGCCACCGTCACCGGGTGCCGCTCTCGGCGAGCTTGGCCACCTGTTCGGCGTTGTCCTTGGTGACGAATCCCGGGCCGGTGTTGACCGGCAGGCCACCGCCGACGGTGTTGAGGTTGTCGCGGTAGAGGACCAGGAAGGTGATCGGCAGCCAGCCCTGGAGATACTGCTGCTGGTCGACGGCGAACAGGACCTCGCCGTCCTTGATGGCGGTGACCACATCGGCCGACAGGTCGAAGGTGCCGAGCCTGGCCTTGGAGCCACTGTCGGCGATCGCGTCCCGGGCGGCGATGGCCACGGCGGGGTTCAGGGTGAGCACGCCGTTGAGGGAGGGGTCCGACTGAAGCCTGGCCTTGATCTTGGAGGTGGCGTCGACGAGGTTGCCCACGTCCACCTGGAGCCGCTCGACCGTGCCGCCCATGCCCTCGGTCGCGCCTTTGCAGCGCTGGTCGAGGCCCACGTTCCCGGCTTCATGGATGACGCAGAGCAGCTTGGTGACACCCTCGGCCTTGAGCTTCTCCCCCGCGCCGCGCCCGGCCACGTCCTCGGACTGGCCGACGTGGGTGATCGCGCCGAACTCCCGGGACCTGTCCCCGCCGGAGTTGATCGTGATCACCGGGATTTTCGCCGCCACGGCCTTGCCGACGGCCTCCTTCAGCGCATCCGGGTTGGCCATGGAGACCACGATGCCGTCGACCTTCTGGCTCACGGCCTGGTCGATGAGCTGGGACTGGCGTGCCGGGTCGCCGTCGCCCTGGTAGCTCACCGTGACGCCGTACCGCTTGCCCGCGGCCTCGGCGCCGTTCTTGACCACGTCCCAGAAGGCGTCTCCCGAGTTTGCGTGGGTGATGACGGCGAAGGCGCCCGCCTTGGCCGCCGCCGCCGGAGCCGAGCCGGCCGCCGGCCCCGCACCGTCCTGTCCGCCGCCCGAGCCGGCTGAGCAGCCGGTCAGGGCGGAGAGACCCAGCACAGCCGTGAGGACCAGCCCTGTCGTCCATTTCATCGATAACCTCCGCGCGTCGCCTCGCCGGATCCCCCCGCCTCTGGTTTGTAACCATCGCATTACCTGGCTGTCAACGATTTGTCGTGACATTAGGACTTAGACCTGGTTTCACAATGAGCTCGAGGTGTCCATCTTGGGTGCAGGGCGTGGTCGCATCCACCGATGTCGCGAGGCGCAGAGCACCGACTCGCCCCTGAATCTTCAAGGAGAACTTCGTCTTCGTTGTTGACGATATTTCAATGCCTACCCTGATCTTGTCTCTGGTAGAGACAACGTTCGACGTATCCTGTGGACGCAGGACTCCGCGTCGGGCGTGGTAGTAATGAGACCCGCGGAGGAGGCCGGACAGACAAGTTGGTGCACCATGACCGAGCACTTCCTCGGCGTTCTCGGCATCGGCGAGGCGCTGGGGGTGAGTCGGCACGCGGTGCACAAGTGGCGCTCCCGCTATCCGAGCGATTCGAGTCACCCGTTTCCCGAGCCCGACGTCGAGGTCGACGGAGCTCCCGGCTGGCGGGCTGATCGACTGGAAGAAATAGTGCGGTGGCGCAACGGCCTACCGGGTCGCGGCGCAGGCGGAGGCCGTCCTTCCGCCGCACGTCAGGAGTATCTCAGGGCAGCGGCGGTTCGCGGCTTGGACCGAGACGAAGCGGTGCGCGCACTCGTCACGTTCACCGAAGAGTTTCCCGAGATGACCGAGCCGGAAATCTGCGCCTGGCTCATCGAGAAATGGCGTAGGTAGCGCTTCCCGGCGACACCCCACACGGAAGGCGATGACGCATGCCCGAAATCGGCGGGAATACCGCACCGGGATTCGAAGGAGTGCGTGAGGCGTCCGCGGCCGATCTGGCCGGCGACCAGGAACCGGAGGTCGGCCGCCCTCCCGGCATGGTTGAAGATCTTGTCCCGGACTCGCCAGGGGAGCGGGTCGTGCCACTGCTGCCGGCCCGTCGCCTGCGGCGTCACCACTACCCGGGCCGCAACCCGCCCGGCGACCTCCCACCTTCGGACCCTTGTTTTTACCTCAGCAGGGGCTATATTTGCCCTAATCGGAGTAGGAATTAGGGGTAACAATGACATCCCTGCCGGATTTCCTGACAATCGGTGCCCCGAAGGCCGGGACGACCGCACTGCACGCGGCGCTGGCCCGTCACCCGGGGCTCTTTCTGTCACGGGTGAAGGAACCGAAGTTCTTCCTCACCGACGGCCCGCCGCCGACCAGGGGCGGTCCCGGCGACGCCCAGACCTACCGTGAGCACGTCTGGCGCCGCGAGGACTACGGGGCCCTGTTCGGTGCGGCTCCCCCGGGCACGCTGACCGGCGAGTCCACCCCGTTCTACCTGTACGACCTGGCCGCGCAACGGCGCATCCGCGCGGCGATCCCCGGAGCCAGGCTGATCGTGGTGCTGCGCGACCCGGTGGAGCGGGCCCACTCCAACTGGACTCATCTGTGGTCGGCCGGGCTCGAGCCGGTCGGCGACATGGTGCGGGCATGCGAGGAGGAGGAGCGGCGGATCGCGGCGGGCTGGGCCCCGTTCTGGCACTACCGCAGGATCGGCCGGTACGGCGAGCAGCTCGCACACCTGTTCACCCTGTTCCCCCGGGAGCAGGTGCTGGTCTTCCGCTACCGCGACCTGGTCGACCGGCCGATCGACACCCTGGACCGGATCTGCCGTTTCCTCGACGTCGAGACCGGCGTCATCACCGAGGTCCCACGGGAGAACGTGACCGCCCATCCGGAACCGACGGGCGCCCACCTGCTGCTGTCGCGGGCACTGCGGACCGGAGCGGCGGTGGGCAGGTTCCTGCCGTCGCGGCTGAGCGGGGCGCTGACCGACCCGCTGGAGCGCCGGCTCCAGCAGCGGGCCCGCTCCCGCCGACCGCTGACCTGGGAACAGCGGGAGCGCCTGATCGGCTATTTCGCCGAGGACGTGGCGCTGCTGCAGCAGGTGACCGGCGAGGACTTCAGCGACTGGCTGCGCCCCCGGGAACGGTCCGGCGGCCTGGTCGGCGTCCGCCCCGCCGGTCAGCGCCAGGCCCGCAACGGACGCCCGCACCACAGCGGAGAACAGGCATAGCGGAGACAGGAGCGGACAGGACGGGTGGTACGGCCCCGCCGGCTGCGCGGTCGGGGCCGTACCACCCCTGGCCCCGCCGGAGGTGTCAGCGCAGTTCGGTGCGGAGCTCGTGCGCCCCGTCCGGGCGGGTGTACTCGTAGTAAAGCCGCCGCCCGCCCCCCGGCAGGTCCACGATGTCCATGTAGCGCAGGCCACCGCCGGCGTGCGGCGAGACGGCGGCGGGCCCGGTGCCGATCGGGGTCAGCTCGGCCGGATCGGTACCGACGGCCACCCCGGTCTTCTCCTCGTAGTTCTCCGCCGCGGTGGCCCTGCCGTCGTAGAGGGCGACGATCCCGTCGTCCAGGAAACGGACCGCCGCGATCCGCGCGCCCCGGGCGTCCCAGGCACCGGGCCTGCCGCTGAGCGCCGTACCCTGCCAGATCCACTCCAGTCCGTCGGAGCTGGTGGCGTAGTCGCTCACCATCCGGTCGGCCTCCTCGGCCTCGGCCAGGGGGTGGCAGGAGGCCCACAGATGCCATACGCCGCCCCGCCGTACGATCACCGGGTCCTTGACCCCGGTCTTGGGGTCGCCGGGCAGCACGGTCCGGCGGTGCCGCGGGTCGAACCCGGACGGATCGTCGGCCTCCAGCACCTCCACCCGCCAGTGCTTGGTGCCGTGAGTGGCACAGCTCAGGTAGAGCCGCCAGCGGCCCTCGGGGGTGCGGACCAGGGTGGGACGCTCCAGCGACTCGGTGTCCATCTCCTGCCTGCCGATCGTGAGCAGGGTCTCGAACCGCTCACCGTCCGCCGACCGGGCGACGACGACGGCGTAACCGCGCCCTTCGCCGATCGGGCGGCGCAACCGGTACGCCAGGTAGATCACCCCGTCGTCCGCCACCGCGCTCGGAGCGCCCGCCCAGTGGCCCGGGCCCGGCTCAGCCGACTCGATCGCCACCACGGAACGGTCAGGGGCAGGGAGAAAGTCTTCGATGGTCGGCACGGTACCGACCGTAGACAACGCTTCCTTCGCACTCATCGGGAATCACCAATCGTGGCCACAAGTTTGATCGCCTTTTGACGACCGCCGGTTCAGGTCGTTCTCGGTGCCTCTCGCGGCCGGGCGCCCGGCCGCCCGGGCGTCCCACGGCGCTCACGGACGGCGGAGCGTCGTGGTGGGCAGCGGGATGGCGGGGAACGGGTTGTCGGGGGGCAGCACGAGCCGCCGGACCTCCTGCGGGCGCGTGGCGGCGTCCAGGTGGAGCAGGGCCGCCCCGATCCCCGCCGCGCCGACCATGTAACCCGTGTCGGCGGTGACCTCCCAGGGGCGCAGCCGTCGATAGGCCTGGTACCACCGGGAGCCCCGCCCGTCGTGCCGGGTGGCCCGGCCGATCAGGTCTCTCCCCAGCTCGTGGGCGAACTCCAGATGCGCCTCGTGGCCGGTCACCGCCCAGAGTCCCACGGACAGCTCCATCAGGCCGGCCGTGCCGCAGCACTGGCACGCCACGTTCCAGTGTCCCGCCGTCTGGCGGCCGGGAGTGCCGTTGCGGACGATCCCCGCGGCCAGCCGCTCCACCCAGTCGAGGTCTCCGGCGTCGCCCGCGACCCGGTACAGCTCGTAGAACATCCGCGCCACCCCGGCGGAGCCGGAACAGAATCCCAGGTAGTGCAGGTCGCGGCCCTGCGGGATGTGGTGCGGGACCACCGCGCACCGCTTGGTCACGGCGCTGACCGCCCGGACGAAGTCGGCCCCTCTCCTGGCGGCCTTCAGGAAGTCGGCCTGTCCCGTCAGGCCGTACAGACGGGCGAGCAGGAAGGCCGTGCCCGCCGTGCCGGGCAGGAAACCGGGGGTGACGGCGTCCAGCGGCAGGTCGGCGCAGGCGCCGTGACCGAACCGGTGGCCGGGTACGGCGAGCGTGGCGATGCGCGCGCCCGCCTCGACGGCGATCTCCTGGTAGGCGGGGACGCCCAGGATGCCCGCGGCGTGCAGGAGTCCCAGGATGATCCCGCCGTCGCCCCGTTGCGCGGGGTCACCGGTCCAGCCGAGGCCGCCGTCGACGGGACGGGCGCTGCGCACGATGTGGTCGGCTATCGCGCCGGCCTCGACCTCGAAGACGCTCTCGCCGGTGACCCACCCCACCTCGGCGAGCACGAACATCACCCCCGCCAGACCATGGTGGAGGGAGAGATCGGCCTGCTCCCGCCAGGTGGCGGCCAGGTAGCGGGCTCCGGCGACGGCGTCGCCGAGGTAGCCGTCGTCTCCGGTGGCGGCGGCGAGTTCGAGGAAGAACAGGACGACGCCGGCCGCCCCGGAGTACAGCGACAGTGGTTGACCGGGCATGGCGGACCGGCCCTGCGTGTCAGGGTTGGCCTGCCAGTGCCTTCCCTGACCGCCGTCCACGGCCGCGGAGCGGATCCAGCGCGCGGCGTCGACGGCGATGCGCAACGGGCTCTCGGCCCCCGATTCCGGGCTCATGGCGGCTCCTTCGTGTGACCAGACCACCACTTTACCCCTATTTCCTACATGATCAATGGGTAATGTCGGTACCGAGACGCCGCACCGGCCGCCATGAGCACATGGGCAGGTTACTACGCGGCCGGCTTGTCCGCCGGACCGACGGCGTCATCGGAGCGTTGCATCGCTATTTGTCATGACATTCTGATGTCCGCTAGCCTGATCACGGAGCGTGTCCACGGGAGGGCAGATGACCGCGAACCTCGTCATCGATCTGGATCGGTCCAGCCCGGTGCCGCTGTATTTCCAGGTGGCCGAGCAGATATCCGAGGCCATCCAGCGCGGCGACCTGACCCCCGGGTCCCGGCTGGACAACGAGATCCTGCTCGCCGACCGGCTCGGCCTGTCCCGCCCGACCATCCGCCAGGCGATCCAGTATCTCGTCGACAAGGGCCTGCTGGTCCGCAAGCGCGGCGTCGGCACCCAGGTGGTGCACGGCCAGGTGAAGCGCTCGGTCGAGCTCACCAGCCTCTACGACGACCTGCGCAGGGCGGGCCAGGAACCGGCCACCCGGGTGGTGGCCCTGGAGTCCGGCCCCGTGGACGACAGGATGGCCGCCATCCTCGGCGTCGTCCCCGGCACCGAGGTCCTGCGCATGGAGCGGATCCGTTACGCCGCCGGGGAGCCGCTGGCCCTGCTGCACAACTGGCTGCCCGCCGGCCTGGCCCCGCTGACCGCCGCGGGTCTCCAGGAACGCGGGCTGTATGAGCTGCTCCGCTCGGCCGGGGTGCGGATGCGCGTGGCCAACCAGCGCATCGGAGCACGCGCGGCCACCGCCACCGAGGCCAGGCTGCTCGACGAGCGGCGTGGCGTGCCGCTGCTCACCATGATCCGCACCACCTACGACGACCAGGGCAGGGCGGTGGAACACGGTTCCCACCTCTACCGCGCCTCCCACTACTCCCTTGAGGTCACGCTCATCGAGCGCTGAGCGTTCCGGATCGGCCCACGGGCGACCGGATCGACCGTCTTAATCAACCCTTTGAGGATGAAGCTCATAAAAAGGGCATCGATCTGGGTAGTTCTTCCGATGGAGTGTTCCGCCCCCCGGGACATGCTGTCAGAAAACATCGGACAGAAAGCTGAGTTCATGACCCCAGATCCGGGAGAAGACGATGCGCGGCCGGGGGGTTGAATGGGCGACGATCCTCCGGCTGCTGGGGACCGTCGCGGACACGACCGGCAACGTGGTGCTCGTGGAGGGTGAGCCGGGAATAGGCAAAAGCCTGCTGCTCGCGGAGGCGGCGACCATCGCGGCCTCGCGAGAGACGGCGGTCGCGACCGGCCGGGCCGACGAGATGGGACGGCTGATGCCGCTGGGCCCCCTGCTCTGGGCCCTGGAGGAGTCGCCGGCCGCGGCGGCCGTCGTCAGAAGCGACTTCCCCGACGGGCCGGGCCTGCTGATGTGGCTGGCCGAGCAGGTGCGGACCGCGCTGGAGCGGCGGACGGCCGGAAAACCGCTGCTCGTGACCCTGGACGATCTCCAGTGGGCCGATCCCGCCACACTCATGGCCCTGCGGACGCTGCCGTCACGGCTGGCCTCCCGCCCGCTGGCATGGCTCCTGGCCCGGCGCACCACGTGCGGCCACGGCGACTGCGACCGGCTGTTCGATCTCCTGGAGGAGGAGGGGGCCACCAGGATCTCGCTGCGCCCGCTCGACGACGGCGCCGTGGCCGAGGTCGTCGCCGACACCCTGAACGCGGCTCCCGGAGAGGAGCTGGCGGCC encodes:
- a CDS encoding sugar ABC transporter substrate-binding protein, which encodes MKWTTGLVLTAVLGLSALTGCSAGSGGGQDGAGPAAGSAPAAAAKAGAFAVITHANSGDAFWDVVKNGAEAAGKRYGVTVSYQGDGDPARQSQLIDQAVSQKVDGIVVSMANPDALKEAVGKAVAAKIPVITINSGGDRSREFGAITHVGQSEDVAGRGAGEKLKAEGVTKLLCVIHEAGNVGLDQRCKGATEGMGGTVERLQVDVGNLVDATSKIKARLQSDPSLNGVLTLNPAVAIAARDAIADSGSKARLGTFDLSADVVTAIKDGEVLFAVDQQQYLQGWLPITFLVLYRDNLNTVGGGLPVNTGPGFVTKDNAEQVAKLAESGTR
- a CDS encoding sulfotransferase family protein; the protein is MTSLPDFLTIGAPKAGTTALHAALARHPGLFLSRVKEPKFFLTDGPPPTRGGPGDAQTYREHVWRREDYGALFGAAPPGTLTGESTPFYLYDLAAQRRIRAAIPGARLIVVLRDPVERAHSNWTHLWSAGLEPVGDMVRACEEEERRIAAGWAPFWHYRRIGRYGEQLAHLFTLFPREQVLVFRYRDLVDRPIDTLDRICRFLDVETGVITEVPRENVTAHPEPTGAHLLLSRALRTGAAVGRFLPSRLSGALTDPLERRLQQRARSRRPLTWEQRERLIGYFAEDVALLQQVTGEDFSDWLRPRERSGGLVGVRPAGQRQARNGRPHHSGEQA
- a CDS encoding lanthionine synthetase LanC family protein — translated: MSPESGAESPLRIAVDAARWIRSAAVDGGQGRHWQANPDTQGRSAMPGQPLSLYSGAAGVVLFFLELAAATGDDGYLGDAVAGARYLAATWREQADLSLHHGLAGVMFVLAEVGWVTGESVFEVEAGAIADHIVRSARPVDGGLGWTGDPAQRGDGGIILGLLHAAGILGVPAYQEIAVEAGARIATLAVPGHRFGHGACADLPLDAVTPGFLPGTAGTAFLLARLYGLTGQADFLKAARRGADFVRAVSAVTKRCAVVPHHIPQGRDLHYLGFCSGSAGVARMFYELYRVAGDAGDLDWVERLAAGIVRNGTPGRQTAGHWNVACQCCGTAGLMELSVGLWAVTGHEAHLEFAHELGRDLIGRATRHDGRGSRWYQAYRRLRPWEVTADTGYMVGAAGIGAALLHLDAATRPQEVRRLVLPPDNPFPAIPLPTTTLRRP
- a CDS encoding GntR family transcriptional regulator, which gives rise to MTANLVIDLDRSSPVPLYFQVAEQISEAIQRGDLTPGSRLDNEILLADRLGLSRPTIRQAIQYLVDKGLLVRKRGVGTQVVHGQVKRSVELTSLYDDLRRAGQEPATRVVALESGPVDDRMAAILGVVPGTEVLRMERIRYAAGEPLALLHNWLPAGLAPLTAAGLQERGLYELLRSAGVRMRVANQRIGARAATATEARLLDERRGVPLLTMIRTTYDDQGRAVEHGSHLYRASHYSLEVTLIER